TAAAAATATTTTAGATGCTAATTTTCTTGAACTTTATAATTCATATGAATCTAGAGAGAACCTGTTTACTTTTTTTAGTGACGGAATTATTCTTTATAAAAATTTACAAGATTCTTACTTCAATGTTTTTCCTCAAAATGAATTTATCTGGAATGAAGATATAGGTATCTTTGATAAAATTTCTGAACCTGTTCCTTACTCTTATTATGGTTTTAGTGCTTACATTAACAATTCTAACCAAATTGGACTACTATGTCATTTGACAAAACAAGAAGTCAGAGATAATACTTTCAAAAACTTTAATTTACAGATTAGCCCTCTATCAGCGTATGAATTAAAAAATTTTGACGATTTACCAGATGGATATGAAAAAGTAGTTAATTTAAAAAATAAAAATGTTGTAAATATTGAAGAGGAGTTATTGAACAATATCGACCTTATAAGAGATATTATTTTTAATAATCAAGAGTACAGAAATATTATTGATAGCAATAGATACCTAAACTAAAAATACATTAATTTTAGAAAAATACTTTGTATTTAATAAGATTTATAATACATTCCGTTAAAGACTAAATTGACTCATATTATATGGCCTCGTGCTGGAATTGGTAGACAGTCTGGACTTAAAATCCAGTGGGATTTACTCCCGTGGCGGTTCGAGTCCGCCCGAGGCTACCACATCTTTGAATGATGAAACTGAAAGAAATTAAACTCAGTGTTATAATCCCCTATTACAATGAGATTAGGACTATCGAAAATTTAATTCAAAAAATAAAAAATTGTAAAACAAAAATACATGAAATTATTATTGTTAATGATGCTTCTACAGATAATTCATATGAAACACTTGAGAAACTTAAAAAAGAAAATCAAAATATTATTTTGATACATTCAAAAAAAAATAATGGAAAAGGAAAATCAATAAAAATAGGCCTTCAATATTCATCCGGTAACTTGGTATTAATTCAAGATGCCGATCTTGAATATGATCCAAATGATTATAACGCTTTAATTAACCCTTTTATAAATAAATCTGCAGACGTAGTTTATGGATCAAGATTTTTAGGAGGAGAATGTAGAGTAATCTACTATTGGCATAGAGTGGCAAATATGTTTCTTACACACTTTTCAAATGTGTTTACTAATTTAAATATGACAGATATAGAAACTGGATACAAAATATTTAAAAATGAAGTTTTAACTAAAATAGAGATAGAAGAAAATAGATTTGGTTTTGAGCCTGAAATAACTGCAAAAATATCAAAGAAAAATTTAAGAATTTATGAAGTACCTATTTCATACGATGGAAGATCATACGAAGAAGGTAAAAAAATTGGATTCAAAGATGGCATCAGAGCAATTTACTGTATAATAAAGTATAATTTATTTAGATAAGTATTTTTGAAGAGTGTGTTGTAATAATATAAAAACTAAAATTTGAAAAAAGAAATACCAAAATAATAAAACTCCACTATCTTTTATAAAGTAAGTAGGTAAAAGTAAAAAAATCAATAAGGTTGTTATAAAAAAAGAACTAAGTGAATTATTTGAAGTTAACCTATTTAATAAAGAATGGAAATGAAGGTTATCTGGATAAAAAGGAGATTTACCTCTTATAAGTCTTCTTAAAACACATGTAGTAGTATCAGCTATTGGGTAAGCTAACAAATTTGCAATGAACCATTCTGATTTTGGGAGATAATTTAAATTAAAATAATAAATTAAAAATAATC
The window above is part of the alpha proteobacterium HIMB59 genome. Proteins encoded here:
- a CDS encoding glycosyltransferase group 2 (PFAM: Glycosyl transferase family 2), which encodes MMKLKEIKLSVIIPYYNEIRTIENLIQKIKNCKTKIHEIIIVNDASTDNSYETLEKLKKENQNIILIHSKKNNGKGKSIKIGLQYSSGNLVLIQDADLEYDPNDYNALINPFINKSADVVYGSRFLGGECRVIYYWHRVANMFLTHFSNVFTNLNMTDIETGYKIFKNEVLTKIEIEENRFGFEPEITAKISKKNLRIYEVPISYDGRSYEEGKKIGFKDGIRAIYCIIKYNLFR